The proteins below come from a single Falco rusticolus isolate bFalRus1 chromosome 18, bFalRus1.pri, whole genome shotgun sequence genomic window:
- the CD79B gene encoding B-cell antigen receptor complex-associated protein beta chain: MAGFCTRVWVLQVNLWLMALVTGGISADQNSTRSSTGSRCPMVQQHPRYVAAKKNMPVHFICYTQEPHSMQWYKAEKDSNDLYELDYSTSRYSIERKAHLINFTISRITYEDNGIYVCDSKNRTAERRPHLCGTELKVLSHSNIQQLQSRNTLKDAIIIIQSILLVIFISIPMLLFLDKAEGKQSPEEDHTYEGLEVEQIATYEDITPFRDVKAKWTVGEHPGEE, translated from the exons ATGGCTGGGTTTTGCACGAGAGTCTGGGTGCTCCAGGTGAACCTCTGGCTGATGGCTCTGGTCACAG GTGGGATCTCAGCAGACCAGAACAgcaccaggagcagcacag GCAGCAGGTGCCCCATGGTGCAGCAGCATCCGCGCTACGTAGCAGCCAAGAAGAACATGCCCGTCCACTTCATCTGCTACACCCAGGAGCCCCATAGCATGCAGTGgtacaaagcagaaaaggacaGCAATGACCTCTATGAGCTGGATTATAGCACCTCCCGCTACAGCATCGAGAGGAAAGCCCACCTCATCAACTTCACCATCTCCAGGATCACCTACGAGGACAACGGCATCTATGTGTGTGACAGCAAGAACCGCACGGCAGAGAGGCGGCCGCACTTGTGCGGGACAGAGCTTAAAGTCCTGA gtcACAGCAAcatccagcagctccagagcaggAACACCCTGAAAGATGCTATCATCATTATCCAGTCCATCCTGCTTGTCATCTTCATCAGCATCCCCATGCTCCTCTTCCTGGATAAG GCTGAAGGCAAGCAAAGCCCAGAGGAGGACCATACCTATGAG GGCCTGGAGGTGGAGCAGATAGCCACCTACGAGGACATCACTCCTTTCCGGGACGTGAAGGCCAAGTGGACAGTTGGGGAGCACCCAGGTGAAGAGTGA